A stretch of Planctomycetaceae bacterium DNA encodes these proteins:
- a CDS encoding DNA topoisomerase IV subunit B produces MSTTATKSAYTGDDIEVLEGLEPVRKRPSMYIGGVDARGLHHLLWEVVDNSVDEFLAGECDKITVTLHKDGCSCTVHDNGRGIPVDKHKKMKKSTLEVILTTLHAGGKFSNKNYARSGGLHGVGSSVVNALSSHMVATVHRDGGEWVQEYRYGKPVAPVKKMRPFRGRGTQIFFRPDDDIFRRIHFNSDTIRQHLEDISYIHGGLTIVFRDEFRNETHELAHPDGIVAYIEKIIHESGKKSVHEQLFSTDRDDKTARVELVLKWTESTDEHIRSYVNGIRTHGGGTHENGLKAGLVKAVRNYIEVHNYKPRGVTISAEDIREGIVAILSVFHGDPMFQGQTKERLNNPEMASHVDGLIRPALENWLNSNPTLADAILGRIVLAARARLASRDAISEVKRKSAASRRTNLPGKLVDCQAKNADDSELFIVEGDSAGGTAVMGRNASTQAVLPLRGKILNTESLALSKILKNQEISDIVETLGTGVGPNFDIHRLRYARVILLMDADSDGYHISTLLLTFFFRHMPELIRQGKLFIAQPPLFRIEVGKTTHYAQTDAEKEEILASLPANRQATVLRFKGLGEMNAAQLRDTTLNPKARVLLRVDIESQLDADSTFNQLLGKDASERYRIIMEEASFADDVDL; encoded by the coding sequence ATGAGCACAACCGCCACAAAATCCGCCTATACCGGCGACGACATCGAAGTTCTGGAAGGACTGGAACCGGTTCGCAAACGCCCGTCCATGTACATCGGCGGCGTCGATGCCCGCGGACTGCATCATCTGCTGTGGGAAGTCGTCGACAATTCCGTCGACGAATTCCTGGCCGGCGAATGTGACAAAATCACGGTGACTCTGCACAAGGACGGCTGCAGTTGCACGGTCCACGACAACGGACGCGGCATTCCCGTCGACAAGCACAAAAAGATGAAGAAGTCGACTCTGGAAGTCATCCTGACAACGCTGCATGCCGGCGGAAAATTCAGCAACAAGAACTACGCTCGCAGCGGAGGTCTGCACGGAGTCGGCTCGTCGGTTGTCAACGCTCTGTCGTCGCACATGGTGGCCACAGTTCATCGCGACGGCGGAGAATGGGTGCAGGAATACCGGTACGGCAAACCGGTGGCTCCCGTCAAGAAAATGCGGCCGTTTCGAGGCCGCGGAACGCAGATCTTCTTTCGGCCCGATGACGATATCTTCCGCCGCATTCACTTCAATTCCGACACCATTCGTCAGCATCTGGAAGATATCTCGTACATTCACGGCGGCCTGACGATCGTCTTCCGGGACGAATTCCGCAACGAAACTCACGAACTTGCGCATCCCGACGGAATCGTCGCCTACATCGAAAAGATCATTCACGAAAGCGGCAAGAAGTCCGTTCACGAACAGTTGTTTTCCACGGATCGAGACGACAAAACGGCTCGCGTGGAACTGGTGCTGAAATGGACGGAATCCACCGACGAACATATTCGCAGCTACGTCAACGGCATCCGCACACACGGCGGCGGAACTCACGAAAACGGACTGAAGGCGGGACTTGTCAAAGCCGTCCGCAACTACATTGAAGTCCACAACTACAAGCCCCGCGGAGTCACGATTTCGGCCGAAGATATTCGCGAAGGCATCGTCGCCATCCTGTCCGTGTTTCACGGCGACCCGATGTTTCAGGGGCAGACCAAGGAACGGCTGAATAATCCCGAAATGGCCTCACACGTCGACGGACTGATACGGCCGGCGCTGGAAAACTGGCTGAACAGCAATCCGACGCTGGCCGATGCGATCCTCGGCCGCATCGTGCTGGCCGCGCGAGCCCGCCTGGCAAGCCGTGACGCCATCAGCGAAGTGAAACGCAAATCCGCCGCCTCACGCCGCACCAATCTTCCCGGCAAACTGGTCGACTGCCAGGCAAAGAACGCCGACGATTCGGAACTGTTCATCGTCGAAGGTGACTCCGCCGGAGGCACCGCTGTGATGGGTCGCAACGCGTCGACTCAGGCCGTGCTGCCGCTGCGAGGCAAGATTCTGAACACGGAGTCCCTGGCTCTGTCCAAGATTCTGAAGAATCAGGAAATCAGCGACATTGTCGAAACACTGGGAACCGGCGTCGGACCGAACTTTGACATCCACCGGCTGAGATACGCTCGCGTGATTCTGCTGATGGATGCCGACAGCGACGGTTACCACATTTCGACGCTGCTGCTGACGTTCTTTTTTCGACATATGCCGGAACTGATTCGCCAGGGCAAACTGTTTATCGCTCAGCCGCCGCTGTTTCGCATCGAAGTCGGCAAGACCACCCACTACGCTCAGACCGATGCCGAGAAGGAAGAAATCCTGGCGTCGCTGCCCGCCAACCGGCAGGCCACCGTGCTGCGATTCAAGGGTCTGGGCGAAATGAACGCCGCTCAACTGCGAGACACCACGCTGAACCCGAAAGCGCGAGTCCTGCTGCGAGTCGACATCGAAAGTCAGTTGGACGCCGACAGCACCTTCAATCAGCTTCTGGGCAAGGACGCGTCGGAGCGATACCGGATCATCATGGAAGAAGCCAGCTTCGCCGACGACGTGGATCTGTAA
- a CDS encoding FHA domain-containing protein, whose translation MAYLKQAFGDQPDPITHPLTGDALTIGRHESCDVVIQSPSVSRHHARITAEGSRYFVEDLGSRNGTILNGRAISRKTPLSNGDRLEVSTLPFVFFAQDSLDGDSGNWGYRPTVISVSDSAVPSQNSAARHTVERGDEISYEQLGRDQLRDSQILSRVSMIGIDESGSGPVAQDAGHKLAQALKLTHGLRRAIRTDEILGTVLESLFEFFSAAECVAVITRNRTRTGLVVAAAAAREKNRDAQICLPVLHHSMECFEAILFVDYWQKPSESGHKADVSVARYILSAPLVGRSSEAFGAIQVDTGQTDRSFSQSELEQLAILIHIISAALENAAEVDLEVARALVDRGLEDASRLRASLGPLSPPGVPGFRWGHQIIAAPDIAADLIDYATLSDGRIACLLIDVPGRGSEAAGLLVCLTRLLIGAIVETESAAAALRTAERELQKRIGHVPMITSVGVLILDPKSATVSVTVAGHCIPVRIRDGITQTVTDDAVVGPPIGTGRPASGEGCILLEKGDSLVLFSDGVSKLIDPTGRMMSGQTLVELVDLAGRDTGCTLDIGLRVGLEKFRNGCPVPDDVAFVCVQRLRSKTKDSDEGSQSRSSTVTKPWKGSETWDMQ comes from the coding sequence ATGGCCTATCTGAAACAGGCATTCGGAGACCAGCCGGATCCGATCACGCACCCGCTGACGGGTGATGCCCTGACGATCGGCCGCCACGAATCATGCGACGTGGTGATCCAATCGCCGTCCGTCAGCCGCCATCACGCGAGAATCACGGCGGAAGGCAGCCGCTACTTTGTCGAAGACCTTGGCAGCCGCAACGGCACGATTCTGAATGGCCGGGCGATCTCGCGAAAAACGCCGCTAAGCAATGGTGACCGGCTGGAAGTTTCGACACTGCCGTTTGTGTTCTTCGCGCAGGATTCCCTGGACGGAGATTCCGGCAACTGGGGATACCGTCCGACCGTCATCAGCGTGTCCGACTCAGCGGTCCCGTCGCAGAATTCCGCCGCCCGGCACACCGTCGAACGCGGCGATGAGATTTCCTACGAACAGCTCGGGCGGGACCAGCTTCGTGACAGCCAGATTCTGTCGCGCGTCTCGATGATCGGCATCGACGAATCCGGTTCCGGTCCGGTCGCTCAGGACGCCGGACACAAACTGGCTCAGGCACTGAAGCTGACGCATGGCCTGAGGCGGGCGATTCGAACTGACGAAATCCTGGGCACGGTGCTGGAATCGCTGTTCGAATTCTTTTCGGCGGCGGAATGTGTCGCCGTGATTACCCGCAACCGAACGCGAACGGGACTGGTTGTTGCGGCCGCGGCGGCTCGCGAGAAAAACCGCGACGCGCAGATCTGCCTGCCGGTGCTGCATCACAGCATGGAATGCTTCGAAGCGATCCTGTTTGTGGATTACTGGCAGAAGCCATCGGAGTCCGGACACAAAGCGGACGTATCGGTCGCCAGGTACATCCTGTCCGCGCCGCTCGTGGGAAGATCGTCGGAAGCATTCGGAGCCATCCAGGTCGACACCGGGCAGACGGACCGGTCGTTCAGCCAGTCAGAACTGGAACAACTGGCGATTCTGATTCACATCATTTCGGCAGCTCTGGAAAACGCCGCGGAGGTGGATCTCGAAGTCGCGCGGGCGCTGGTCGATCGCGGACTGGAAGACGCGTCCCGGCTGCGAGCCAGCCTGGGTCCTCTGTCGCCGCCGGGAGTACCGGGCTTCCGCTGGGGACATCAGATCATCGCCGCTCCCGACATCGCAGCCGACCTGATCGACTACGCCACGTTATCGGACGGAAGAATAGCCTGCCTGCTGATCGATGTGCCCGGGCGCGGATCAGAAGCCGCGGGACTGCTGGTCTGCCTGACGCGGCTGCTGATCGGTGCCATCGTCGAAACCGAATCCGCGGCCGCCGCGTTAAGAACGGCCGAAAGGGAACTGCAGAAGCGAATCGGCCACGTTCCGATGATCACGTCGGTGGGTGTTCTGATTCTTGATCCGAAATCCGCCACGGTGTCGGTGACAGTCGCCGGCCACTGCATTCCCGTCAGAATCCGCGACGGAATCACGCAGACCGTGACGGACGATGCTGTCGTCGGCCCGCCGATCGGAACAGGTCGCCCGGCCAGCGGCGAAGGCTGTATTCTGCTGGAAAAAGGAGATTCGCTGGTGCTGTTCAGCGACGGTGTTTCCAAGCTGATCGACCCGACCGGCCGGATGATGAGCGGCCAGACGCTGGTTGAACTCGTTGATCTGGCGGGCCGCGATACAGGATGTACGCTGGACATCGGACTGCGAGTCGGTCTGGAAAAATTCCGTAACGGCTGCCCGGTTCCCGACGACGTGGCGTTTGTCTGTGTGCAGCGGCTGCGTTCCAAAACAAAGGATTCCGATGAAGGTTCGCAGAGCAGGTCGTCGACCGTGACAAAGCCCTGGAAAGGGTCCGAGACGTGGGACATGCAATGA